In the genome of Rhodamnia argentea isolate NSW1041297 chromosome 3, ASM2092103v1, whole genome shotgun sequence, one region contains:
- the LOC115753770 gene encoding probable helicase MAGATAMA 3 isoform X1, whose amino-acid sequence MAGDRDKIQEEASLSRLYKIILGWDYFQILKEVNQQGRSEEHDKEGTPLSIKRVKYTYKDVDDYISTFEPLLFEETKAQIVQKSDDDEDADVEWKHGVVTKCNESDGFHLPEVTYGSSYKDFSVSQNDLLLLSKEKFDEGKKLPTTFAFALVEHRQIRETGGSGQNSDCRCLVVLRLRMHLTGQLMPMQTDKVESSPRLLNMRSLITEGGKSLYILKLCSLSTISREYVAVHSIGSLPFKDLILAAADKNPAPSDQPWKISKPLGDYIKSNLNESQQQAIKVGLSRKQFVLIQGPPGTGKTQTILGLLSAILHAIPARVHSKYCRGRLRGVKRGPELPINEKYIHWGDASPWLSNINPRDENLPTDGDDGFFPTTGNELKPEVVNSCRKYRVRVLVCAPSNSALDEIVLRILNAGIRDEDNHVYNPKIVRIGLKAHHSVQSVFMDHLVQQKHSHGVARTDTDNLRAALLDEAVIVFCTLSFSGSTIFSKLNHGFDVVIIDEAAQAVEPATLVPLANGCKQVFLVGDPVQLPATVISPIANKFGYGMSLFQRFQKAGYPVLMLKEQYRMHPEIRSFPSREFYNEELQDGPDVQIQTQRVWHEFRCFGPFCFFDIHEGQESQPSGSGSRVNIDEAEFIVIMYLKLVTRYPELKSSSRLAIISPYNYQVKLLKDRFKQIFKEAAKEVVDIITVDGCQGREKDVVIFSCVRASKSKSIGFLSDYRRMNVAITRARSSVLVVGSATTLKNDEHWGNLVEAATKSGGLFKVSKPYSSFLSEENLETLRVKKDEHQLDETQIVNEADNITSVYGNTGDVEPGQGDDNYYGDGDADMAYGDGED is encoded by the exons ATGGCAGGGGACAGAGATAAGATTCAAGAAGAGGCTTCTCTTTCACGTTTGTACAAAATCATTCTTGGTTGGGACTATTTTCAAATCCTTAAAGAAGTcaat CAACAAGGTAGGAGTGAAGAGCATGATAAAGAAGGAACTCCTCTCAGCATAAAGCGAGTAAAGTACACATATAAAGATGTCGATGACTACATTTCTACCTTTGAGCCTCTTTTGTTTGAAGAGACTAAGGCTCAGATTGTTCAGAAAAGTGATGACGATGAAGATGCTG ATGTAGAGTGGAAACATGGAGTGGTTACCAAGTGCAATGAGTCTGATGGGTTTCACTTGCCAGAGGTCACTTACGGCTCCTCTTATAAAGATTTCTCCGTATCTCAGAATGATCTGCTTTTGCTATCTAAAGAAAAG TTTGATGAAGGCAAGAAACTCCCAACAACCTTTGCATTTGCATTGGTGGAGCATCGTCAGATACGTGAGACGGGAGGGTCTGGGCAAAATAGTGACTGTCGCTGTCTGGTTGTACTTAGACTTCGAATGCATTTGACTGGACAACTCATGCCTATGCAGACTGATAAAGTTGAGTCTAGTCCTCGGCTGCTAAATATGCGCTCTCTCATTACTGAGGGAGGGAAGTCCCTCTATATATTGAAG CTTTGCAGCTTATCAACTATTTCTCGTGAATACGTAGCTGTACACAGTATTGGTTCCCTTCCTTTCAAGGACTTAATACTAGCTGCTGCGGATAAGAATCCCGCTCCTTCTGACCAGCCCTGGAAAATTTCCAAACCTCTGGGGGATTATATTAAAAGTAATTTGAATGAATCTCAACAACAAGCTATAAAA GTTGGTTTGTCACGGAAACAATTTGTGCTTATACAG GGTCCCCCTGGAACAGGGAAAACTCAGACTATCCTTGGCCTTCTGAGTGCCATTTTGCATGCCATTCCAGCTCGGGTGCACTCAAA ATATTGCAGGGGTAGACTCCGAGGAGTAAAGCGTGGACCAGAGTTACCCATCAATGAAAA GTACATTCACTGGGGAGATGCATCTCCATGGTTAAGTAATATCAACCCTAGAGATGAAAATCTGCCGACTGACGGTGATGATGGATTTTTTCCAACCACCGGAAATGAGTTG AAACCAGAAGTGGTTAACTCCTGTCGTAAATATCGTGTGCGCGTGTTGGTATGTGCCCCGTCAAACTCTGCTCTTGATGAGATAGTGTTGCGTATTTTAAATGCTG GCATTCGGGATGAAGATAATCATGTGTATAATCCTAAAATAGTGCGTATTGGTCTTAAAGCTCATCACTCGGTCCAGTCTGTTTTCATGGATCACCTG GTCCAGCAGAAACATAGTCATGGGGTAGCTAGAACGGATACAGACAATCTAAGGGCTGCACTTTTGGATGAGGCTGTCATT GTCTTTTGCACCCTTAGCTTCAGTGGGTCAACCATATTCAGTAAACTGAACCACGGTTTTGATGTTGTTATCATCGACGAGGCTGCCCAAGCT GTTGAACCAGCAACTCTTGTTCCACTGGCTAATGGGTGCAAGCAGGTTTTCCTG GTTGGTGATCCGGTACAATTACCAGCCACAGTGATTTCTCCAATAGCCAACAAATTTGG GTATGGCATGAGTTTGTTTCAGAGGTTCCAGAAGGCTGGTTATCCTGTCCTTATGCTCAAGGAGCAATACCGGATGCATCCTGAG ATAAGAAGCTTTCCTTCTCGTGAATTTTATAATGAGGAACTGCAGGATGGTCCAGATGTCCAGATTCAGACACAGCGGGTTTGGCATGAATTTCGGTGCTTCGGGCCATTTTGCTTTTTCGACATACATGAGGGACAAGAGTCCCAGCCATCTGGTAGTGGGTCCCGGGTGAATATTGATGAAGCTGAGTTTATTGTCATTATGTATCTCAAATTGGTGACCAGATATCCGGAGCTCAAGTCAAGCTCAAGGCTTGCAATTATATCCCCTTACAATTATCAAGTCAAGCTTCTGAAAGATCGTTTCAAGCAAATTTTCAAGGAGGCGGCAAAGGAAGTGGTGGATATAATCACTGTCGATGGATGTCAG GGAAGGGAGAAGGATGTTGTCATCTTTTCATGTGTTAGGGCAAGTAAAAGTAAGAGTATTGGATTTTTGTCGGATTATAGACGAATGAATGTTGCAATCACCAGAGCAAGGTCTTCTGTACTG GTGGTGGGTTCTGCAACCACTTTGAAAAACGATGAACACTGGGGCAACCTAGTAGAAGCTGCTACCAAGAGTGGTGGGTTGTTTAAG GTTTCCAAGCCCTACAGCTCGTTTTTGTCAGAGGAAAATCTGGAAACCTTGAGAGTGAAGAAGGACGAACATCAGTTAGATGAAACACAGATAGTGAATGAGGCAGACAACATTACTTCAGTGTATGGCAACACTGGCGATGTTGAACCTGGCCAAGGAGATGACAATTACTATGGGGATGGTGATGCCGACATGGCTTATGGTGATGGAGAAGACTAA
- the LOC115753770 gene encoding probable helicase MAGATAMA 3 isoform X2: MAGDRDKIQEEASLSRLYKIILGWDYFQILKEVNQQGRSEEHDKEGTPLSIKRVKYTYKDVDDYISTFEPLLFEETKAQIVQKSDDDEDADVEWKHGVVTKCNESDGFHLPEVTYGSSYKDFSVSQNDLLLLSKEKFDEGKKLPTTFAFALVEHRQIRETGGSGQNSDCRCLVVLRLRMHLTGQLMPMQTDKVESSPRLLNMRSLITEGGKSLYILKLCSLSTISREYVAVHSIGSLPFKDLILAAADKNPAPSDQPWKISKPLGDYIKSNLNESQQQAIKVGLSRKQFVLIQGPPGTGKTQTILGLLSAILHAIPARVHSKGRLRGVKRGPELPINEKYIHWGDASPWLSNINPRDENLPTDGDDGFFPTTGNELKPEVVNSCRKYRVRVLVCAPSNSALDEIVLRILNAGIRDEDNHVYNPKIVRIGLKAHHSVQSVFMDHLVQQKHSHGVARTDTDNLRAALLDEAVIVFCTLSFSGSTIFSKLNHGFDVVIIDEAAQAVEPATLVPLANGCKQVFLVGDPVQLPATVISPIANKFGYGMSLFQRFQKAGYPVLMLKEQYRMHPEIRSFPSREFYNEELQDGPDVQIQTQRVWHEFRCFGPFCFFDIHEGQESQPSGSGSRVNIDEAEFIVIMYLKLVTRYPELKSSSRLAIISPYNYQVKLLKDRFKQIFKEAAKEVVDIITVDGCQGREKDVVIFSCVRASKSKSIGFLSDYRRMNVAITRARSSVLVVGSATTLKNDEHWGNLVEAATKSGGLFKVSKPYSSFLSEENLETLRVKKDEHQLDETQIVNEADNITSVYGNTGDVEPGQGDDNYYGDGDADMAYGDGED; this comes from the exons ATGGCAGGGGACAGAGATAAGATTCAAGAAGAGGCTTCTCTTTCACGTTTGTACAAAATCATTCTTGGTTGGGACTATTTTCAAATCCTTAAAGAAGTcaat CAACAAGGTAGGAGTGAAGAGCATGATAAAGAAGGAACTCCTCTCAGCATAAAGCGAGTAAAGTACACATATAAAGATGTCGATGACTACATTTCTACCTTTGAGCCTCTTTTGTTTGAAGAGACTAAGGCTCAGATTGTTCAGAAAAGTGATGACGATGAAGATGCTG ATGTAGAGTGGAAACATGGAGTGGTTACCAAGTGCAATGAGTCTGATGGGTTTCACTTGCCAGAGGTCACTTACGGCTCCTCTTATAAAGATTTCTCCGTATCTCAGAATGATCTGCTTTTGCTATCTAAAGAAAAG TTTGATGAAGGCAAGAAACTCCCAACAACCTTTGCATTTGCATTGGTGGAGCATCGTCAGATACGTGAGACGGGAGGGTCTGGGCAAAATAGTGACTGTCGCTGTCTGGTTGTACTTAGACTTCGAATGCATTTGACTGGACAACTCATGCCTATGCAGACTGATAAAGTTGAGTCTAGTCCTCGGCTGCTAAATATGCGCTCTCTCATTACTGAGGGAGGGAAGTCCCTCTATATATTGAAG CTTTGCAGCTTATCAACTATTTCTCGTGAATACGTAGCTGTACACAGTATTGGTTCCCTTCCTTTCAAGGACTTAATACTAGCTGCTGCGGATAAGAATCCCGCTCCTTCTGACCAGCCCTGGAAAATTTCCAAACCTCTGGGGGATTATATTAAAAGTAATTTGAATGAATCTCAACAACAAGCTATAAAA GTTGGTTTGTCACGGAAACAATTTGTGCTTATACAG GGTCCCCCTGGAACAGGGAAAACTCAGACTATCCTTGGCCTTCTGAGTGCCATTTTGCATGCCATTCCAGCTCGGGTGCACTCAAA GGGTAGACTCCGAGGAGTAAAGCGTGGACCAGAGTTACCCATCAATGAAAA GTACATTCACTGGGGAGATGCATCTCCATGGTTAAGTAATATCAACCCTAGAGATGAAAATCTGCCGACTGACGGTGATGATGGATTTTTTCCAACCACCGGAAATGAGTTG AAACCAGAAGTGGTTAACTCCTGTCGTAAATATCGTGTGCGCGTGTTGGTATGTGCCCCGTCAAACTCTGCTCTTGATGAGATAGTGTTGCGTATTTTAAATGCTG GCATTCGGGATGAAGATAATCATGTGTATAATCCTAAAATAGTGCGTATTGGTCTTAAAGCTCATCACTCGGTCCAGTCTGTTTTCATGGATCACCTG GTCCAGCAGAAACATAGTCATGGGGTAGCTAGAACGGATACAGACAATCTAAGGGCTGCACTTTTGGATGAGGCTGTCATT GTCTTTTGCACCCTTAGCTTCAGTGGGTCAACCATATTCAGTAAACTGAACCACGGTTTTGATGTTGTTATCATCGACGAGGCTGCCCAAGCT GTTGAACCAGCAACTCTTGTTCCACTGGCTAATGGGTGCAAGCAGGTTTTCCTG GTTGGTGATCCGGTACAATTACCAGCCACAGTGATTTCTCCAATAGCCAACAAATTTGG GTATGGCATGAGTTTGTTTCAGAGGTTCCAGAAGGCTGGTTATCCTGTCCTTATGCTCAAGGAGCAATACCGGATGCATCCTGAG ATAAGAAGCTTTCCTTCTCGTGAATTTTATAATGAGGAACTGCAGGATGGTCCAGATGTCCAGATTCAGACACAGCGGGTTTGGCATGAATTTCGGTGCTTCGGGCCATTTTGCTTTTTCGACATACATGAGGGACAAGAGTCCCAGCCATCTGGTAGTGGGTCCCGGGTGAATATTGATGAAGCTGAGTTTATTGTCATTATGTATCTCAAATTGGTGACCAGATATCCGGAGCTCAAGTCAAGCTCAAGGCTTGCAATTATATCCCCTTACAATTATCAAGTCAAGCTTCTGAAAGATCGTTTCAAGCAAATTTTCAAGGAGGCGGCAAAGGAAGTGGTGGATATAATCACTGTCGATGGATGTCAG GGAAGGGAGAAGGATGTTGTCATCTTTTCATGTGTTAGGGCAAGTAAAAGTAAGAGTATTGGATTTTTGTCGGATTATAGACGAATGAATGTTGCAATCACCAGAGCAAGGTCTTCTGTACTG GTGGTGGGTTCTGCAACCACTTTGAAAAACGATGAACACTGGGGCAACCTAGTAGAAGCTGCTACCAAGAGTGGTGGGTTGTTTAAG GTTTCCAAGCCCTACAGCTCGTTTTTGTCAGAGGAAAATCTGGAAACCTTGAGAGTGAAGAAGGACGAACATCAGTTAGATGAAACACAGATAGTGAATGAGGCAGACAACATTACTTCAGTGTATGGCAACACTGGCGATGTTGAACCTGGCCAAGGAGATGACAATTACTATGGGGATGGTGATGCCGACATGGCTTATGGTGATGGAGAAGACTAA
- the LOC115753782 gene encoding transcription factor bHLH30-like: MALYAPNSSFPNGSDYFNMFDAFPRDFGGFNGVPRGGSLVLDREKSELVKAPVGVAKKEVSQEKVMAAMKSHSEAERRRRERINSHLNTLRGLVPCTEKMDKATLLAEVVSQVKELKKIASKASTGLLVPMDADEITVEPFGDGARDEVFSFRASICCEYRPELLSEMRQALEALPLKMVKAEISTLEGRLKNVFVFSSLTEEHKNGDSKARQSLVSSVHQALSSLLEKSSVLPEYFPRTTVPSKRRRLSSFDSSSSSS; this comes from the exons ATGGCTTTGTACGCTCCCAACTCGAGTTTCCCAAATGGGTCCGATTATTTCAACATGTTCGATGCGTTCCCGCGTGATTTTGGTGGGTTCAATGGCGTCCCGCGAGGCGGGTCTCTGGTGTTGGACAGGGAAAAGAGTGAGCTCGTTAAGGCTCCGGTTGGGGTGGCCAAGAAGGAGGTTTCGCAGGAAAAGGTCATGGCGGCCATGAAGAGTCATAGCGAGgccgagaggaggaggagagagaggatcaATTCTCATCTCAATACTCTCCGTGGACTCGTCCCCTGTACTGAAAAG ATGGACAAAGCTACACTACTTGCCGAGGTTGTGAGCCAAGTAAAAGAACTGAAGAAGATCGCGAGCAAAGCGAGTACAGGTCTCCTTGTCCCAATGGACGCTGATGAGATAACGGTCGAACCGTTCGGCGATGGAGCAAGAGATGAGGTATTTTCCTTCAGGGCATCCATCTGTTGCGAATACCGGCCTGAGCTGCTGTCTGAAATGAGGCAAGCACTCGAGGCTCTACCCCTGAAGATGGTGAAGGCCGAGATCTCGACCCTTGAAGGCCGGTTGAAGAATGTGTTTGTCTTCAGTAGCCTCACGGAAGAGCACAAGAATGGCGATTCCAAGGCACGCCAAAGTTTAGTGAGCTCGGTTCACCAGGCTCTGAGTTCTCTTCTCGAGAAAAGTTCTGTATTGCCAGAGTACTTCCCGAGGACGACCGTGCCGAGTAAGAGGCGTCGGCTCTCGTCTTTTGATTCGTCGAGTTCTTCGTCCTGA
- the LOC115753783 gene encoding probable inactive dual specificity protein phosphatase-like At4g18593: MEEVNSADTGSVPKPEVIYRCKKCRRIVASQENIVSHKRGKGEECFRWRKRTGDPNDWEKDPAECSSIFVEPMKWMQAVEDGHVEEKLQCKGCNARLGSFNWAGMQCNCGAWVNPAFQLHKSRIDECRI, from the exons ATGGAAGAAGTCAATTCTGCCGACACTGGCTCCGTCCCAAAACCTGAAGTAATTTACCGCTGTAAAAAATGCCGCAGAATCGTTGCTTCGCAAGAGAACATTGTTTCACACAAGCGCGGGAAGGGAGAAGAGTGCTTTAGGTGGAGGAAGAGAACAGGTGACCCGAACGATTGGGAAAAGGATCCAGCTGAATGCTCATCCATATTCGTAGAGCCCATGAAGTGGATGCAAGCAG TGGAAGACGGGCATGTGGAAGAGAAGCTTCAGTGCAAGGGCTGCAACGCTCGCCTTGGTTCCTTCAACTGGGCGGGGATGCAGTGCAACTGCGGAGCTTGGGTGAATCCGGCATTCCAACTGCACAAGAGCCGGATCGACGAATGCCGTATTTGA